From the genome of Phaenicophaeus curvirostris isolate KB17595 chromosome 6, BPBGC_Pcur_1.0, whole genome shotgun sequence, one region includes:
- the RPL15 gene encoding large ribosomal subunit protein eL15 — protein MGAYKYIQELWRKKQSDVMRFLLRVRCWQYRQLSALHRAPRPTRPDKARRLGYKAKQGYVIYRVRVRRGGRKRPVPKGATYGKPVNHGVNQLKFARSLQSVAEERAGRHCGALRVLNSYWVGEDSTYKFFEVILIDPFHKTIRRNPDTQWITKPVHKHREMRGLTSAGRKSRGLGKGHKFHHTIGGSRRAAWRRRNTLQLHRYR, from the exons ATGGGTGCTTACAAGTACATCCAGGAGCTGTGGAGGAAAAAGCAGTCAGATGTGATGCGATTCCTCCTTCGTGTCCGCTGTTGGCAGTACCGCCAGCTGTCTGCCTTGCACCGGGCTCCCCGGCCCACCAGACCAGACAAAGCTCGCAGGCTGGGATATAAGGCCAAGCAAG GTTACGTTATCTACCGTGTCCGTGTTCGCCGTGGTGGTCGTAAACGCCCAGTTCCCAAAGGTGCAACCTATGGTAAACCTGTGAATCATGGTGTTAACCAGCTGAAGTTTGCCCGGAGTCTTCAGTCTGTAGCAGAG gaaCGTGCTGGCCGTCACTGTGGGGCTCTGAGAGTCTTGAACTCTTATTGGGTGGGTGAAGATTCCACTTACAAGTTTTTTGAAGTGATCCTCATTGATCCCTTCCATAAGACCATCAGGCGCAACCCTGATACCCAATGGATCACCAAGCCTGTTCACAAGCACAGAGAGATGCGTGGGCTGACGTCGGCTGGGCGGAAGAGTCGTGGTCTTGGCAAGGGCCACAAATTCCACCACACCATTGGTGGGTCGCGTCGtgctgcctggagaagacgCAATACCCTGCAGCTGCACCGTTACCGTTAA